One window of the Rhodothermia bacterium genome contains the following:
- a CDS encoding M48 family metalloprotease encodes MKSKHSNIIIGLLMATFTFMVGCGALDQSLVTGNKRSYAYTWAQEVELGKQTDQEIIAEYGLYENAKLSNYVNQLGQEILKFSHARRPETPEEIRNTPFTFRVLDSPIVNAFALPGGYIYVTRGLLAHTDNEAQLAVVLGHEIGHVVARHTSIQMGRNQRTQIGTILGVIIGAAAGLPQDMLETGAQVLSTGLSLKLLSYGREAERESDALGVEYAAMAGYKVGEASRFFQSLKRIQQSSGHAIPAFMSSHPDPGEREGTMLQLEQKYAQTMQLTKVNQQQFFTQIDGITIGENPRQGFTENNVFYHPDLKFQFPVPQGWVLQNGSSAVQMVNAQQDAGMKFTIESVKTAREAATKLTNTQGVKTTASNAVTLNNGLSGVVVDAYSVDQNGQAQMGIRSYFVEYSGNVYHFMGLAAAASIANHKNTFDQVVTGFMALRDQEKLNRQPSKLALQKASKNGVFQSFLPTRLTNSLTPETLAIMNQVQLNQTVSSGVMLKLVR; translated from the coding sequence ATGAAAAGTAAACACAGCAACATAATTATAGGTCTTCTTATGGCCACTTTCACCTTTATGGTGGGATGTGGAGCGCTTGACCAAAGCCTTGTTACAGGCAATAAAAGGTCTTATGCCTACACATGGGCACAAGAGGTGGAACTCGGCAAACAAACAGACCAAGAAATCATAGCAGAATATGGTCTATATGAAAATGCAAAACTTTCGAACTATGTTAACCAATTGGGGCAAGAAATCCTCAAGTTCAGCCATGCACGCCGTCCAGAAACGCCCGAAGAGATCCGAAATACCCCCTTTACGTTTCGGGTTTTGGACAGCCCTATTGTAAATGCCTTTGCACTGCCCGGCGGATATATTTATGTAACACGCGGTCTTTTAGCCCATACCGATAACGAAGCTCAATTGGCAGTGGTTCTGGGGCACGAAATCGGGCACGTAGTTGCACGCCATACCTCCATCCAAATGGGGCGGAACCAAAGAACGCAGATAGGAACCATTTTGGGTGTCATCATTGGAGCTGCCGCCGGATTGCCACAAGACATGCTCGAAACGGGGGCACAAGTCCTCTCTACCGGCCTAAGCCTAAAACTCCTCTCCTATGGCCGTGAAGCAGAACGGGAGTCCGATGCCTTAGGGGTAGAATATGCAGCAATGGCCGGCTACAAAGTGGGCGAGGCTTCTCGGTTCTTCCAATCGCTTAAACGCATCCAACAATCCAGTGGTCACGCCATTCCTGCGTTTATGTCCAGCCACCCCGATCCGGGCGAAAGAGAAGGAACCATGTTGCAATTAGAGCAAAAATATGCCCAAACCATGCAACTAACGAAAGTGAACCAACAGCAGTTCTTTACACAAATAGACGGCATCACCATCGGCGAAAACCCACGTCAAGGCTTTACCGAAAACAACGTATTTTATCACCCCGATCTTAAGTTTCAGTTCCCAGTTCCCCAAGGCTGGGTATTACAAAATGGCAGTTCGGCTGTTCAGATGGTGAATGCCCAACAAGACGCCGGAATGAAGTTTACAATTGAATCTGTGAAAACGGCACGAGAAGCCGCTACAAAATTAACCAACACCCAAGGTGTAAAAACCACTGCAAGCAATGCGGTAACGTTAAATAACGGACTTTCCGGCGTCGTGGTAGATGCCTATTCCGTTGATCAAAATGGACAAGCTCAAATGGGGATTCGGTCTTACTTTGTAGAGTACAGCGGTAATGTGTATCATTTTATGGGTCTGGCAGCCGCCGCAAGCATTGCAAACCACAAAAATACTTTTGATCAGGTAGTGACCGGATTTATGGCCTTGCGGGATCAAGAAAAGCTAAATCGTCAACCCTCTAAGTTGGCGTTGCAAAAAGCAAGCAAAAATGGTGTATTCCAATCTTTCTTGCCGACACGACTCACCAACAGCCTAACCCCAGAAACCCTTGCCATCATGAATCAAGTACAACTTAACCAAACGGTAAGTTCGGGTGTAATGCTCAAATTGGTTCGCTAA
- a CDS encoding host-nuclease inhibitor Gam family protein, with translation MSNINTKKPLKGSQLNAAVARIAELQTAIEEQKSTKQAADAQLKRLNAEQVEVFTLVSDYLQSLHDFRAGWSERLASGTLSVKENPPTIVVSDADAALKWLAANAPGCIKTTTDIDKNALRGDPNFIIDVPGIDSLRLMQIDVTPLTGKKISFKIEHTIPQP, from the coding sequence ATGAGCAACATCAACACAAAAAAACCCCTAAAGGGATCACAACTCAACGCCGCAGTTGCCCGCATCGCCGAGCTACAAACAGCCATCGAGGAACAAAAATCCACCAAGCAGGCCGCAGATGCACAGCTCAAGCGGCTAAACGCTGAACAAGTCGAGGTTTTTACCCTCGTCTCGGATTATCTGCAATCGCTACATGATTTTAGGGCAGGCTGGAGCGAGCGACTCGCCTCCGGCACGCTCAGCGTCAAAGAGAACCCGCCAACCATCGTCGTATCAGATGCGGATGCCGCATTAAAATGGCTGGCCGCCAACGCTCCCGGGTGCATAAAAACCACCACCGATATTGACAAAAACGCATTGCGTGGAGACCCTAATTTTATAATTGATGTGCCCGGTATAGACAGCTTGCGCTTAATGCAGATAGACGTTACCCCGCTGACAGGCAAGAAAATCTCCTTCAAAATAGAACACACCATCCCCCAGCCCTAA
- a CDS encoding DUF935 family protein: protein MIQPKTRVLSLSNAFSVVKPADIQYARKAAIGGNPARFFAVLEFFYTYDDVIAPALESLVAAVAGDIEVATIDDSQAASAQREIVEALLEKLDVRQIVESLMLGHYYGVAAHELVWDVARLAGRDVYAPLGYNPVPRSWIYAKQDGDYNRLFIGDARADTYDPGAVLLYTAEPLPVYQNIDFTQLGCGLAAARHAVFSFFGVEDWAAYNESFGQPALIGTLLQGYSDTDKTLLENAIFGLASDSRAIISERTKISTLEHSTGSTSAAYDAFLQRCERARSRIIKSESMTDNDGKTGTYGAMTTANGIRLDVAQKLAVRMNRLLNTQLIAPFLQANGLQNTLVGIRLIVRALEDQTARARIFREARALGVPLSLAQIRAELNLDTPIDAEDALNPPTSNPLLAGI, encoded by the coding sequence ATGATACAACCTAAAACCCGCGTCCTGAGCCTCTCAAACGCATTCAGCGTTGTAAAGCCAGCAGATATACAGTATGCCCGAAAGGCTGCGATCGGCGGTAATCCTGCACGTTTTTTTGCAGTGTTAGAGTTTTTCTATACATACGACGACGTTATCGCGCCAGCGTTAGAGAGCCTTGTCGCTGCGGTCGCGGGCGACATCGAGGTCGCAACAATAGACGATTCACAGGCAGCGAGTGCGCAACGAGAGATCGTGGAGGCACTGCTGGAAAAACTCGATGTACGACAAATCGTTGAATCCCTAATGCTGGGGCACTACTATGGCGTGGCAGCGCACGAATTGGTGTGGGATGTTGCCAGACTCGCAGGGCGTGATGTTTACGCCCCTCTTGGGTATAATCCAGTGCCACGCTCGTGGATATACGCAAAACAGGACGGAGACTACAACCGCCTCTTCATCGGCGATGCCCGCGCCGATACCTACGACCCTGGTGCAGTCCTGCTCTATACCGCCGAACCACTCCCTGTCTATCAGAACATAGACTTTACACAACTGGGCTGTGGTCTCGCTGCGGCACGCCACGCCGTATTTTCGTTCTTTGGGGTGGAGGACTGGGCGGCTTATAACGAGAGTTTTGGACAGCCCGCCCTAATAGGGACGTTACTACAGGGTTATTCAGACACAGACAAAACCCTGTTAGAAAATGCCATCTTTGGATTGGCATCCGATTCCCGTGCAATCATCTCGGAGCGCACAAAAATCTCTACACTCGAACACAGCACAGGAAGTACCAGCGCCGCCTACGACGCATTTTTGCAGCGCTGCGAACGCGCCCGGTCTCGCATTATTAAGTCGGAATCCATGACGGACAACGACGGAAAAACCGGAACCTACGGCGCAATGACGACGGCAAATGGCATCCGCCTTGATGTTGCACAAAAATTGGCTGTGCGCATGAATCGCTTGCTAAATACACAGCTCATAGCCCCATTTTTGCAAGCCAACGGGCTGCAAAACACGCTGGTAGGAATTAGGCTGATCGTAAGAGCATTGGAGGACCAGACAGCGCGGGCACGGATATTTCGCGAGGCCCGTGCACTCGGAGTGCCGCTAAGCCTTGCCCAAATTCGCGCAGAACTAAACCTCGACACGCCAATAGACGCAGAGGACGCGCTGAACCCACCTACCAGCAACCCTCTCCTCGCAGGCATATGA
- a CDS encoding DUF1320 family protein — protein sequence MYCTTGDIIETYTTAAIAELTGDATGQLVDENRLQRALDYAGAVVDAAVRVHYPNTDFVTTPNLFLKQLQEREAFLTLHEWQARFLGEEMLSIRKLQNAQLEALRRGEIGLASGNMVIEISVPEPRHRERVFGAHRAVLGAI from the coding sequence ATGTACTGCACTACTGGCGACATTATTGAGACCTATACAACTGCTGCAATCGCTGAATTGACAGGCGATGCAACTGGGCAGTTGGTGGATGAAAATCGCCTGCAACGTGCGCTGGATTATGCGGGCGCGGTTGTGGATGCAGCGGTGCGGGTGCATTATCCAAATACGGACTTTGTAACGACTCCTAATTTGTTCTTAAAGCAGTTGCAGGAGCGCGAGGCGTTTTTGACGTTGCACGAATGGCAAGCGCGTTTCTTGGGCGAAGAGATGCTCTCGATACGAAAATTGCAAAACGCGCAGTTGGAGGCACTCCGGCGAGGCGAAATAGGGTTGGCGTCGGGCAATATGGTTATAGAGATCTCCGTACCCGAGCCGAGACATCGTGAGCGGGTATTCGGGGCGCACCGTGCCGTCTTGGGGGCGATATGA
- a CDS encoding CHAP domain-containing protein — protein MTRTAFANEVIAIAKSHVGERELHSNGGWHNKRLEETMREFGWQRGWAWCALFNELVWRTAARKAQMALFDKRLDALFSASAVVSWRNFDADEDFETQNGGKTLLPMAGDLVYWQHGNTAHGHAGIVQSVSGNRMMTIEGNTNAAGSREGTVVAIKSRPIGNAGMLRLLGFVRPKTVFFDVTSEQK, from the coding sequence ATGACACGTACAGCATTTGCAAACGAGGTTATTGCAATAGCAAAGAGCCACGTCGGGGAAAGGGAACTCCATAGCAATGGTGGATGGCACAATAAGCGATTAGAGGAGACAATGCGCGAGTTCGGATGGCAACGTGGCTGGGCGTGGTGCGCACTATTTAATGAACTTGTCTGGCGTACTGCGGCGCGAAAGGCGCAAATGGCACTGTTTGACAAGCGCTTAGATGCACTGTTTTCTGCGTCTGCAGTGGTGAGTTGGCGAAATTTCGACGCTGACGAGGATTTTGAAACACAGAACGGCGGCAAAACTTTATTGCCAATGGCGGGAGACCTCGTTTATTGGCAGCACGGAAACACGGCACATGGACATGCAGGGATTGTTCAGTCTGTATCGGGAAATCGAATGATGACGATTGAGGGTAACACCAATGCGGCAGGCAGCCGTGAAGGGACGGTTGTAGCGATTAAATCGCGTCCGATCGGGAACGCGGGGATGTTGCGACTGCTGGGCTTCGTTCGTCCTAAAACTGTTTTTTTTGACGTAACGTCTGAGCAAAAATGA
- a CDS encoding CTP synthase, whose protein sequence is MPAYLDAGRCRVAPRIFIPDRKRRVGQYPSLIARKCAPTTRARHPRGAPNSRAVRQALSAVATTLFFSSMQLFTHRATAFFCFYTTCLLRSLYLFVAPPFTYLEAIRQLSFEIGRGNTCDIHLTLLPYLSAAGELKTKPTQYSVKTLLSHGIQADILVCRSEMPIEESIRKKIALFCNVPQSAVIAALDAGTIYDVPLLLQKEGLDRVVCEILHLNEALRKAPDMRSWIQFLKRLKHPKHTIRIGLVGKYVDHQDAYKSITESFILAGAANEVAIDLKLIHSEDITPENVAERLEGLTGILVAPGFGERGIPGKITAIRYARENNLPFFGICLGMQCAVIEFARNVCGWASANSTEFDPETPFPVINLMDSQKDITQKGGTMRLGLYDCTIEANSKAFEAYDTSEIKERHRHRYEVNNDLRYKLKENGLVFSGINPTQDLVEIIELPTHRWFIGAQFHPEYQSNVNTPHPLFTSFVKACIHYAKERGLIEMPKPKRKRSKPDLASSDV, encoded by the coding sequence ATGCCGGCATATTTGGATGCCGGTAGATGTAGAGTGGCTCCCAGAATTTTCATCCCAGATCGCAAAAGGCGAGTGGGTCAGTATCCCTCTCTCATCGCGAGAAAATGCGCGCCAACTACGCGTGCTCGTCACCCCAGAGGAGCGCCAAATAGTCGAGCTGTCCGTCAAGCGCTCTCAGCAGTAGCTACCACTCTATTTTTCTCTTCTATGCAGTTGTTCACCCACCGAGCGACTGCATTTTTTTGTTTTTACACAACTTGCTTGTTGCGATCATTGTATTTATTTGTTGCACCCCCCTTCACTTACTTAGAGGCTATTCGGCAACTTAGCTTTGAGATCGGACGTGGGAACACCTGCGACATCCACCTTACTTTACTCCCCTACCTTTCCGCTGCTGGCGAGTTAAAAACAAAACCTACGCAATATTCCGTAAAGACCCTACTCTCTCACGGGATTCAAGCGGATATCTTGGTTTGCCGTTCAGAAATGCCCATCGAAGAAAGCATTCGGAAAAAAATTGCCCTCTTTTGTAATGTACCACAGAGTGCCGTCATTGCAGCTTTGGATGCGGGTACAATCTATGACGTCCCTCTACTCCTTCAAAAAGAGGGCTTAGATCGGGTGGTGTGCGAGATTTTGCACCTGAATGAAGCACTGCGTAAGGCTCCCGATATGCGTAGCTGGATACAGTTTTTAAAGCGTCTTAAACATCCCAAACACACCATTCGGATAGGCTTGGTTGGAAAATATGTTGACCATCAGGATGCATACAAATCCATTACCGAGAGTTTTATTTTGGCAGGTGCAGCAAATGAAGTGGCCATAGACCTCAAACTCATCCATTCAGAAGACATAACGCCTGAAAATGTTGCGGAGCGTTTAGAAGGCTTAACGGGTATCTTGGTGGCTCCCGGTTTTGGGGAACGTGGAATTCCCGGCAAAATTACCGCAATACGATATGCACGCGAAAATAATTTACCATTCTTTGGGATCTGTTTGGGGATGCAATGTGCCGTTATAGAGTTTGCCCGAAATGTATGTGGTTGGGCATCCGCCAACTCTACGGAATTTGATCCAGAAACGCCCTTTCCTGTAATCAACCTCATGGACAGTCAGAAGGACATTACCCAAAAAGGTGGAACCATGCGATTAGGCTTGTACGATTGTACGATAGAAGCAAACTCCAAAGCTTTTGAAGCCTATGACACCTCCGAAATTAAGGAAAGACACCGCCACCGTTACGAAGTGAACAATGACTTGCGCTATAAGTTGAAAGAAAATGGCTTAGTGTTTTCGGGAATTAATCCAACTCAAGATTTGGTAGAGATTATCGAGTTACCAACACATCGTTGGTTTATAGGTGCGCAATTCCATCCAGAATACCAGTCCAATGTTAATACGCCTCACCCGCTCTTCACGTCGTTTGTCAAGGCTTGTATCCATTATGCCAAAGAACGCGGACTTATAGAAATGCCCAAGCCTAAACGAAAACGAAGTAAACCAGATTTGGCATCCTCGGATGTGTAA
- a CDS encoding DUF1804 family protein, translated as MQHFRCPFFGYSGNQKNIDMAGQKGRSGRPKGQQNKVYHESVRRAAATYYILDRMDMGQIAQVLSVPDSTIRRWKTEERWDDKALPRAMSGRMVAENLLLQIQSILDKARDEQRVLTVSEADSIAKLQSTAEKLNPRLQFRANVMDGIQMLNAYLKKRAPELQPQVAPLLGEFIQNLADQTLA; from the coding sequence ATGCAACATTTTAGATGTCCATTTTTTGGATATTCAGGCAACCAAAAAAATATAGATATGGCAGGGCAAAAGGGCCGATCAGGCCGACCGAAAGGGCAACAAAACAAGGTGTACCACGAAAGCGTAAGACGCGCGGCGGCAACGTATTACATCCTCGATCGGATGGATATGGGGCAAATTGCACAAGTCCTCAGCGTTCCGGACTCAACAATACGACGATGGAAAACAGAGGAACGATGGGATGATAAAGCACTGCCAAGGGCAATGTCTGGGCGCATGGTCGCAGAGAATCTATTGCTGCAAATACAGAGCATCCTCGACAAGGCACGAGACGAACAGCGCGTACTGACCGTCAGCGAGGCAGACTCTATCGCAAAGCTGCAAAGCACTGCCGAGAAACTCAACCCACGCCTGCAGTTCCGGGCGAATGTCATGGACGGCATACAGATGCTGAATGCCTATCTAAAAAAACGCGCACCAGAGCTACAGCCACAAGTCGCTCCGCTACTAGGTGAGTTTATTCAGAATCTTGCAGACCAGACCCTCGCATGA
- the recF gene encoding DNA replication and repair protein RecF (All proteins in this family for which functions are known are DNA-binding proteins that assist the filamentation of RecA onto DNA for the initiation of recombination or recombinational repair.), whose protein sequence is MILKDLHLQNFRSHKDSSYTFGHKINLLYGDNGVGKTNILEGIHFLCLTKSFLASKDQYALRFDTTFFEINGKFIRDDNLNIEAKLIFVANEGKRAFINKAPQSTLAEVIGKFPMVLFSPDDRALTREGPEIRRKFLNNVLSQVKPAYLRDLMQYQRTVAQRNALLLQLKRQRLKYSTELESWNEELVQTGSRIIRQRFRFFQLFKPFLEQAHQKIAAVGEVPTIKYQTLEFDEESEIETVFRKKLGRLQNSEIDMGRSLVGPHRDEIIFMMNKLEIRRFASHGQHRTFGLTLQLAKYFFLEEQMNEKPLLLLDDIFGDLDAKRSKIFLDLLHSEQIGQCIITAVEEKTFSAVVSFGDTENQRFHITHRLNT, encoded by the coding sequence ATGATATTAAAAGACCTCCACCTTCAGAACTTTAGATCGCACAAAGACAGTTCCTATACTTTTGGCCATAAAATCAACTTGTTATATGGCGACAATGGTGTAGGCAAAACAAACATCCTTGAAGGTATCCATTTTCTATGTCTAACCAAAAGTTTTTTAGCCTCTAAAGACCAATACGCGCTTCGTTTTGACACCACTTTTTTCGAGATAAACGGAAAGTTTATACGAGACGATAACCTAAACATAGAGGCCAAATTGATATTTGTAGCCAACGAAGGTAAACGTGCCTTTATCAATAAAGCACCACAATCCACGTTAGCGGAAGTCATTGGGAAATTTCCGATGGTGCTCTTTTCGCCCGATGACCGTGCATTAACACGAGAAGGGCCGGAAATACGTCGGAAATTTCTGAACAATGTTCTTTCTCAGGTTAAGCCCGCATACCTTCGTGACCTGATGCAGTATCAACGAACGGTGGCGCAACGCAATGCCCTTTTGCTCCAACTTAAACGCCAGCGGCTTAAATATAGTACAGAATTAGAGAGTTGGAACGAAGAATTGGTACAGACTGGGAGCCGAATTATCCGACAACGCTTTCGTTTTTTTCAGTTGTTTAAACCGTTCTTAGAACAAGCGCACCAAAAAATAGCGGCTGTGGGCGAAGTCCCCACTATCAAATATCAGACCTTAGAATTTGATGAAGAGTCTGAAATTGAAACCGTTTTTAGAAAGAAATTAGGCCGATTACAAAACAGTGAAATTGACATGGGGCGCTCCTTGGTTGGGCCACATCGTGACGAAATCATCTTTATGATGAACAAACTTGAAATCCGTAGGTTTGCCTCTCATGGTCAACACCGGACTTTTGGCTTGACTTTACAGTTGGCAAAATACTTTTTTCTCGAAGAGCAAATGAATGAAAAACCACTCTTGTTGTTGGATGATATTTTTGGTGACCTTGATGCAAAGCGCTCAAAAATCTTCTTAGATTTATTGCACTCGGAACAAATTGGACAATGTATCATTACCGCCGTTGAGGAAAAGACGTTTAGCGCTGTTGTTTCTTTTGGAGATACGGAAAATCAGCGCTTCCATATCACACATAGGTTAAATACCTGA
- a CDS encoding phage holin family protein, translating into MNVFNVERVLSSLLDAPTSKALLAATVVVASQVLNALAPIEGLVNADSRLVLGAILLFLLDLVTGVWAAIRDRRFAWGRGLKQTATKAATYAVFGFSMAILSNTFPAVPVVSVLTDHAFNFAVAWMMITDVFSIAENMLIAERVKKFLFAIIPALRTVSPEAAEVAGNLNNTNNPENVEKS; encoded by the coding sequence ATGAATGTATTTAACGTAGAGCGGGTTCTGAGTAGCCTGTTGGACGCACCTACCTCGAAGGCACTACTTGCGGCAACCGTTGTGGTCGCATCGCAAGTACTGAATGCCTTGGCCCCGATTGAGGGATTGGTTAATGCAGACTCCAGATTGGTATTGGGCGCAATATTGCTATTCCTTTTGGACTTGGTGACAGGTGTATGGGCCGCCATTAGAGACCGGCGGTTTGCGTGGGGGAGAGGTCTGAAGCAAACCGCTACCAAGGCCGCAACATATGCTGTATTTGGGTTCTCGATGGCAATCCTCTCGAACACGTTCCCCGCCGTGCCAGTTGTTAGTGTATTAACAGATCATGCTTTCAACTTTGCGGTCGCGTGGATGATGATCACTGACGTGTTTTCGATTGCAGAGAACATGCTAATCGCTGAGCGCGTGAAAAAATTCCTATTTGCAATTATCCCCGCACTGAGGACGGTCTCTCCAGAGGCTGCTGAGGTGGCGGGTAATTTAAACAACACAAACAATCCAGAGAATGTTGAAAAATCTTAA
- a CDS encoding ATP-binding protein, translating to MLYTDATIELAKRQIITAINNNKFAAIIGNIGAGKTHLFDQVLKQLDTSVKSVWVQDMSDQNVRIASILNALVFDLSNESPRRDMEQRSRQVARLIATQRRRVVLVIEDAHRLHFNTLSAIKRLREARYDGRELMLSVVLLGWPELEQKITLRNDVNWRVTKVSLDERAGHMTVQKRRAYIETMWPNKIAPETAQFIASLCTVPAQINHFVEDAFAEAAAQGFDILDSRTVISSSADLVRAAKTIAGGSQNQLAQAIGVSPATLTRFAQDAGAGVISTEKTSEMEAALRKIIAKAS from the coding sequence ATGTTATACACAGACGCAACCATCGAGTTGGCAAAACGCCAAATAATAACAGCCATCAACAACAACAAATTCGCAGCCATCATTGGCAACATCGGCGCAGGCAAGACGCACTTGTTCGATCAAGTTCTGAAGCAGTTAGATACATCAGTTAAGTCCGTTTGGGTGCAGGATATGTCAGACCAAAACGTCCGTATTGCATCCATCCTGAACGCCCTCGTCTTTGACTTGTCTAACGAATCCCCGCGTCGCGACATGGAGCAGCGATCTCGACAGGTTGCTCGCCTGATCGCCACGCAGCGCCGCCGTGTTGTGCTGGTTATCGAAGATGCGCACCGCCTCCATTTTAACACTCTCAGCGCAATCAAACGGTTGCGAGAGGCACGCTACGATGGACGTGAACTGATGCTGTCCGTCGTACTGCTTGGCTGGCCAGAATTGGAGCAAAAAATAACCCTACGAAACGATGTCAACTGGCGTGTTACCAAGGTTTCCCTTGACGAACGCGCAGGACACATGACAGTCCAAAAGCGCAGGGCCTATATCGAAACGATGTGGCCAAATAAAATCGCTCCAGAGACAGCGCAGTTCATTGCATCCCTCTGTACCGTCCCTGCCCAGATCAACCACTTTGTCGAGGACGCCTTTGCCGAGGCTGCCGCCCAGGGGTTTGACATATTAGATTCCCGTACGGTAATTAGCAGCAGTGCCGACCTTGTACGTGCTGCAAAAACAATCGCTGGAGGCAGCCAAAACCAGCTGGCGCAGGCCATCGGCGTGTCCCCCGCGACCCTGACTCGGTTCGCACAAGACGCAGGAGCAGGCGTCATCTCGACGGAAAAGACATCTGAGATGGAGGCTGCCCTGCGCAAAATTATCGCCAAAGCGTCATAA
- a CDS encoding helix-turn-helix domain-containing protein — MSSAITTKRDIFSRLKEIRTTKRLNQKQIAQQYGLTQQAWANYERGDRAIPTELLQQIVINENVSTQWLLMGAGEMFKGVGDDETLRATSVRGGDEMLRATSVRADGEDEVTWVGVYDVRFSAGNGELAVQDEGNMLMGRMAFLERWLRRDVGIDPERACIVRVSGDSMMPYLLDGDLVLCERVETFTADGVFAFFMDGMFYVKRVQRLGHNSYRVSSDNTQYGELDVRRAMELRVFGRVVRRICR; from the coding sequence ATGTCAAGCGCCATCACCACAAAACGCGATATTTTTTCGAGACTAAAAGAAATTCGCACAACAAAAAGGCTAAATCAAAAACAGATTGCACAACAATATGGGCTAACCCAGCAAGCATGGGCAAATTATGAGCGAGGAGATAGGGCTATTCCAACCGAGTTACTACAACAAATCGTGATAAATGAAAATGTCTCAACGCAGTGGCTTCTTATGGGTGCTGGCGAGATGTTCAAGGGTGTAGGGGATGATGAGACGTTGCGTGCAACGTCTGTACGCGGTGGGGATGAGATGTTGCGTGCAACGTCTGTACGGGCGGATGGAGAGGATGAGGTGACGTGGGTTGGTGTGTATGATGTGCGGTTTAGTGCTGGGAATGGGGAATTGGCAGTGCAGGATGAGGGAAATATGCTGATGGGGCGGATGGCATTTTTGGAGCGTTGGCTACGGCGTGATGTGGGTATTGATCCTGAGCGGGCCTGTATTGTGCGTGTGAGCGGGGACAGTATGATGCCCTATTTGTTGGATGGGGATTTGGTATTGTGTGAGCGTGTGGAGACGTTTACTGCGGATGGGGTTTTTGCTTTTTTTATGGATGGGATGTTTTATGTGAAGCGGGTGCAGCGGCTGGGGCATAATTCGTACAGGGTGAGTAGCGATAATACACAGTATGGGGAATTGGATGTACGGCGTGCGATGGAGTTGCGGGTGTTTGGACGGGTTGTGCGCCGGATATGCAGGTGA